In Sphingopyxis sp. FD7, a single window of DNA contains:
- the bamA gene encoding outer membrane protein assembly factor BamA → MNGVASHKILSRTQLSVALLAGTMLSAPLMAQDIVPPTVPAPTTPAAEAAPAASTIQSITVTGNQRLEAQTILSYLRLRVGQTYDRAVLDQALKDLAATELFKDFQITDNNGALQIQVTENPVINRVILEGNKRLKEDKIRPEIKLAPRQIFTRSKVRADVARIIELYKRQGRFAATVEPKMVSLDQNRVDVVFEINEGPKSKVRQINIIGNEKFSDGDLKDEMATKETGLLTILSSNTSYDPDRLAYDQQKLRLFYLTNGYADFRVISAVAELTSNKQDFIITYVVEEGERYKFGDVDVKSELRDFQPEMLKSLLPMKTGDWYDAKLVEDTVESLSETAGLFGYAFADINPEFRRNPDDRTMDITFNVAESPRTYVERIDVNGNTLTHDKVVRREFRLNEGDAFNSFGVKRTENRINSLGYFQENLEIERKEGSAPDRIILETNVEEKPTGELSLSAGFSSIENFLLQASIRQRNFRGLGQQLQASVNYSSYSKSVELGFTEPYLFDRNISVGGSVYRRDLNSFNFIDNDRRTTFEQVTTGFQINAGVPLTEFLSFFGRYSLNYDDVTLDRDIYFFGDQCDPLVAGRYLCDAIGKRTTSLVGFTLAYDDRDNRIRPTRGQSASISQDFAGLGGSVKYVRTRLAASKHFNLGSRFILNISAEGGYIHPFGSAPTPTSDKVRLTDRFFLGEPQMRGFDIRGVGPRVIRYAATYDPANPVIDTSNDNRGQIDDALGGRAYYQGRLELDIPLGTGAKELGLRPSIFLDVGSVWSVKRPTLTTLEDFRDTRDGVPGSGLYKFLCRNASTGVTQFADETTTTTNGVTTGTGQYTTCPTGFSALAPFEERFFGDTWMPRVAIGAGVNWNSPFGPFRIDFAYALRKEEGDDTKRFSFNVGTQF, encoded by the coding sequence ATGAACGGCGTGGCTTCACACAAAATCTTGAGCCGGACACAATTGTCGGTGGCTCTTCTGGCCGGTACGATGCTCAGTGCGCCGCTGATGGCGCAGGATATCGTGCCGCCGACCGTTCCGGCACCGACGACTCCCGCGGCTGAAGCGGCGCCCGCCGCCAGCACGATCCAGTCGATCACCGTCACCGGTAACCAGCGGCTCGAGGCGCAGACAATTCTGTCCTATCTGCGGCTGCGCGTCGGCCAGACCTATGACCGCGCGGTGCTCGACCAGGCGCTGAAAGACCTTGCCGCGACCGAGCTGTTCAAGGATTTCCAGATCACCGACAACAATGGCGCGCTGCAGATCCAGGTCACCGAGAATCCGGTCATCAACCGCGTGATCCTCGAGGGCAACAAGCGGCTCAAGGAAGACAAGATCCGCCCCGAGATCAAGCTGGCGCCGCGCCAGATCTTCACGCGCTCGAAGGTGCGCGCCGACGTCGCCCGCATCATCGAGCTCTACAAGCGCCAGGGCCGCTTCGCCGCGACCGTCGAGCCCAAGATGGTGTCGCTCGACCAGAACCGCGTCGATGTGGTGTTCGAGATCAATGAAGGACCGAAATCGAAGGTCCGCCAGATCAACATCATCGGCAACGAGAAGTTCAGCGACGGCGACCTCAAGGACGAGATGGCGACGAAGGAAACGGGGCTGCTGACGATCCTGTCGTCGAACACCAGCTATGACCCCGATCGCCTGGCCTATGACCAGCAGAAGCTGCGCCTGTTCTACCTGACCAACGGCTACGCCGATTTCCGCGTGATTTCGGCGGTGGCGGAGCTGACGAGCAACAAGCAGGATTTCATCATCACCTATGTCGTCGAGGAGGGCGAACGATACAAGTTCGGCGACGTCGATGTGAAGAGCGAGCTGCGCGACTTCCAGCCCGAGATGCTGAAGAGCCTGCTGCCGATGAAGACCGGCGACTGGTATGACGCCAAGCTGGTCGAGGATACGGTCGAGAGCCTCAGCGAAACCGCGGGCCTGTTCGGTTACGCCTTTGCCGACATCAACCCCGAGTTCCGCCGCAATCCCGACGACCGGACGATGGACATCACGTTCAACGTCGCCGAAAGCCCGCGCACCTATGTCGAGCGCATCGACGTCAACGGCAACACACTGACCCACGACAAGGTGGTGCGCCGCGAGTTTCGCCTGAACGAAGGCGACGCCTTCAACAGCTTCGGCGTCAAGCGTACCGAGAACCGCATCAACAGCCTTGGCTATTTCCAGGAGAATCTGGAGATCGAGCGCAAGGAGGGCAGCGCCCCCGATCGCATCATCCTGGAAACCAATGTCGAGGAAAAGCCCACGGGCGAACTCTCGCTGTCCGCCGGTTTCTCGTCGATCGAGAATTTTCTGCTCCAGGCGTCGATCCGCCAGCGCAATTTCCGCGGGCTTGGCCAGCAATTGCAGGCGTCGGTCAATTATTCGAGCTATTCCAAGTCGGTCGAGCTGGGCTTTACCGAACCCTATCTGTTCGATCGCAACATCTCGGTCGGCGGCAGCGTCTATCGCCGCGACCTCAATTCGTTCAACTTCATCGATAACGACCGCCGCACGACGTTCGAGCAGGTGACGACGGGCTTCCAGATCAACGCGGGTGTTCCGCTCACCGAGTTCCTGTCCTTCTTTGGCCGTTACAGCCTCAACTATGACGATGTGACGCTCGATCGCGACATCTATTTCTTTGGCGACCAGTGCGATCCGCTCGTTGCCGGCCGCTATCTCTGCGACGCCATCGGCAAGCGCACGACGTCGCTCGTCGGCTTCACGCTCGCCTATGACGACCGCGACAACCGGATTCGCCCGACACGCGGGCAGTCGGCGTCGATCAGCCAGGATTTCGCGGGGCTGGGCGGCAGCGTCAAATATGTCCGCACGCGCCTTGCCGCGTCGAAGCATTTCAATCTCGGCAGCCGCTTCATCCTCAACATCTCGGCCGAAGGGGGCTATATCCACCCCTTTGGCAGCGCGCCGACGCCGACGAGCGACAAGGTGCGTCTGACCGATCGCTTCTTCCTGGGCGAGCCGCAGATGCGTGGTTTCGACATCCGCGGCGTTGGCCCGCGCGTCATCCGCTATGCCGCCACTTACGATCCCGCCAACCCGGTCATCGACACGAGCAATGACAATCGTGGGCAGATCGACGACGCGCTCGGCGGTCGCGCCTATTATCAGGGACGGCTCGAACTCGACATCCCGCTCGGCACGGGTGCGAAGGAACTGGGCCTCAGGCCGTCGATCTTCCTCGACGTCGGTTCGGTGTGGAGCGTGAAGCGCCCGACGCTGACCACGCTCGAAGATTTCCGCGACACGCGCGACGGTGTTCCGGGCAGCGGGCTTTACAAGTTCCTGTGCCGCAACGCGTCGACGGGCGTGACCCAATTTGCGGACGAAACCACCACCACGACAAATGGGGTGACCACCGGCACCGGGCAATATACCACCTGCCCCACCGGCTTCTCGGCGCTCGCGCCGTTCGAGGAACGCTTCTTCGGCGACACCTGGATGCCGCGCGTCGCGATCGGCGCCGGGGTCAACTGGAACTCCCCCTTCGGTCCCTTCCGGATCGACTTCGCTTACGCCCTTCGCAAAGAAGAGGGCGATGATACCAAACGCTTCTCATTCAACGTAGGAACCCAATTCTGA
- a CDS encoding OmpH family outer membrane protein — protein MKKLLAASALAIAALSVSPILSAPAIAQAKGVAVADVRVAAARSNAFRTASQQIETTYKAQIDQQQSRGQTLQAEINVLIAKYNEEAKKTPQNQAALQAAAKAVQDKRQAAQAELAQISRPVDLAIAYVEDQISVRMNEAIKAAMTAKKVDLLLNPDAVLARENNVDITDAVVTELNRILPNVSIAVPAGYQPGQLVQQRNQQLMDAARAAQPGATPAPAPTGNQPTTR, from the coding sequence ATGAAAAAACTTCTTGCCGCTTCCGCGCTGGCGATCGCCGCGCTGTCGGTTTCGCCCATCCTGTCGGCCCCCGCCATCGCGCAGGCGAAGGGCGTGGCCGTCGCCGACGTCCGCGTCGCCGCCGCGCGTTCCAACGCTTTCCGCACCGCCTCGCAGCAGATCGAGACCACCTACAAGGCGCAGATCGACCAGCAGCAGTCGCGCGGCCAGACGCTTCAGGCCGAAATCAACGTGCTGATCGCCAAATATAATGAAGAGGCGAAAAAGACGCCGCAGAACCAGGCTGCGCTTCAGGCCGCGGCGAAGGCGGTGCAGGACAAGCGGCAGGCCGCGCAGGCCGAACTCGCCCAGATCAGCCGACCGGTGGACCTTGCCATCGCCTATGTCGAGGATCAGATCAGCGTCCGTATGAACGAGGCGATCAAGGCGGCGATGACCGCGAAAAAGGTCGACCTGCTGCTCAATCCCGACGCGGTGCTCGCGCGCGAGAATAATGTCGACATCACCGACGCGGTGGTGACCGAACTCAACCGCATCCTGCCGAACGTGTCGATCGCCGTTCCCGCGGGCTATCAGCCGGGCCAGCTCGTCCAGCAGCGCAACCAGCAGCTGATGGACGCCGCGCGCGCCGCGCAGCCCGGCGCCACGCCGGCACCGGCGCCGACCGGCAACCAGCCGACGACGCGCTAA
- the fabZ gene encoding 3-hydroxyacyl-ACP dehydratase FabZ: protein MAEAMGPADIRRILGLLPHRYPMLLVDRVVSMVKDQSIHAVKAVTMNEPFFQGHFPGRPIMPGVLIVEALAQAGGVLAIESLGLAGSGKLVYFMGIDGVKFRKPVEPGHLLDLNVTILQAKRNICKFEGRAMLDGQLATECQFTAMIADPPSD, encoded by the coding sequence ATGGCCGAAGCCATGGGTCCGGCGGACATCCGCCGGATTCTGGGCTTGCTGCCGCATCGTTATCCGATGCTGCTCGTCGACCGGGTGGTTTCGATGGTCAAGGACCAGTCGATCCATGCGGTCAAGGCGGTGACGATGAACGAGCCCTTTTTCCAGGGCCATTTCCCCGGTCGGCCGATCATGCCCGGCGTCCTCATCGTCGAGGCGCTGGCGCAGGCGGGCGGCGTGCTCGCGATCGAATCGCTCGGCCTCGCGGGATCGGGCAAGCTCGTCTATTTCATGGGCATCGACGGCGTGAAGTTCAGAAAGCCGGTCGAACCCGGCCATCTGCTCGACCTCAACGTCACCATCCTTCAGGCGAAGCGGAATATCTGCAAGTTTGAAGGGCGGGCGATGCTGGACGGGCAACTCGCGACCGAATGCCAGTTCACCGCGATGATTGCCGATCCGCCGAGCGATTAA
- the rpmE gene encoding 50S ribosomal protein L31, with protein MKKDIHPDYHMITVKMTDGTEYQTRSTWGSEGDVMTLEIDPTAHPAWTGGQGRMLDSGGQVAKFNKRFGGLTLKR; from the coding sequence ATGAAAAAAGACATTCACCCCGACTATCACATGATCACGGTCAAGATGACCGATGGCACCGAATATCAGACGCGCTCGACCTGGGGCAGCGAAGGCGACGTGATGACGCTGGAAATCGACCCGACCGCGCACCCGGCATGGACCGGCGGCCAGGGGCGTATGCTCGACAGCGGCGGCCAGGTTGCCAAGTTCAACAAGCGTTTCGGCGGGCTGACGCTCAAGCGCTGA
- a CDS encoding glycerol kinase, with product MTEKIIVIDEGTTSTRTMLFGADGTPLGSAQREISQHYPAPGLVEHDAAEIWEATLACTREMIARAGGPDRVAAIGITNQRETVVFWDRRTGAPLARAIVWQDRRTAADCAALKDAGHETMVQRASGLLLDPYFSGGKIGWALRHWPQLREAGDRLAVGTIESWLVYRLTGGVHVTDATNASRTALMAIERQGGWDAGLCDLFGVPMRLLPEITGCTTTVGTTDPALFGGAIPICGMAGDQQAATIGQACLAPGQTKATFGTGAFILSASGRARPVSENRLLATVLVQEGDVRSYALEGSVFVAGSLIKWLRDGLGLLASAGESEGLARSVADNGGVYLVPALSGLGAPHWRPDALAALSGLSFASTKAHVARAALEAQAYQAHDLKSAFAADGVDWAELRIDGGMAANDWMAQDLADMLDLTVERPDFVESTALGAAMLAATGAGLYPDLKTAAQAMRGTATRFTPAIDAGQRKTRLAGWQSALAKVLG from the coding sequence GTGACCGAAAAGATCATCGTCATCGACGAGGGCACGACCTCGACCCGCACGATGCTGTTCGGCGCCGACGGCACGCCGCTCGGCAGCGCGCAGCGGGAAATAAGCCAGCATTATCCCGCTCCGGGCCTTGTCGAACATGACGCCGCCGAGATCTGGGAGGCGACGCTCGCCTGCACGCGCGAGATGATCGCCCGCGCGGGCGGGCCGGATCGTGTCGCGGCGATCGGCATCACCAACCAGCGTGAGACGGTGGTGTTCTGGGACCGCCGGACGGGCGCCCCGCTCGCCCGCGCGATCGTGTGGCAGGACCGGCGCACCGCCGCCGACTGCGCCGCGCTCAAGGACGCTGGGCACGAGACGATGGTGCAGCGGGCGAGCGGATTGCTGCTCGATCCCTATTTCTCCGGCGGCAAGATTGGCTGGGCGCTCCGGCATTGGCCGCAGCTCCGCGAGGCGGGCGACCGGCTGGCCGTCGGGACGATCGAATCCTGGCTCGTCTATCGGCTGACCGGCGGCGTGCATGTCACCGACGCGACCAATGCGTCGCGCACGGCCTTGATGGCGATCGAGCGTCAGGGCGGCTGGGATGCCGGACTTTGCGATCTGTTCGGCGTACCGATGCGATTGCTCCCCGAAATTACCGGATGCACGACAACCGTTGGCACGACCGACCCCGCCCTCTTCGGCGGCGCGATCCCGATCTGCGGCATGGCCGGCGACCAGCAGGCGGCGACAATCGGTCAGGCATGCCTGGCGCCGGGGCAAACCAAGGCGACATTCGGCACCGGCGCCTTCATCCTGTCAGCGAGCGGGCGGGCGCGGCCGGTTTCGGAGAATCGTCTGCTCGCGACGGTCCTGGTGCAGGAAGGGGACGTCCGTTCCTATGCGCTCGAAGGATCGGTATTCGTCGCGGGCAGTCTCATCAAATGGCTGCGCGACGGCCTGGGTCTGCTCGCAAGCGCGGGCGAAAGCGAGGGTTTGGCGCGATCGGTCGCTGACAATGGCGGCGTCTATCTCGTCCCGGCTCTGTCGGGGCTGGGGGCGCCGCACTGGCGGCCCGATGCGCTGGCGGCGCTCTCGGGCCTCAGCTTCGCCAGCACCAAGGCGCATGTCGCGCGCGCGGCGCTCGAGGCGCAGGCCTATCAGGCGCACGACCTCAAATCCGCCTTCGCCGCGGACGGGGTCGACTGGGCCGAACTCCGAATCGACGGCGGCATGGCGGCGAACGACTGGATGGCGCAGGATCTGGCCGACATGCTGGACCTGACCGTCGAGCGGCCCGATTTCGTCGAGAGCACGGCGCTCGGCGCCGCCATGCTCGCCGCGACCGGCGCGGGGCTTTACCCCGACCTCAAGACCGCGGCGCAGGCGATGCGCGGCACCGCGACGCGCTTCACGCCCGCAATCGACGCCGGGCAACGCAAAACGCGCCTTGCCGGCTGGCAAAGCGCGCTTGCAAAGGTTCTGGGGTGA